AATCATCTCATACTTATTCCCCTTTTTCTTTTTCAAATCCGCTTTTGTCTTCCCTGAAATTATATTTTTCTATATTCTGCTAATGAAATAATATTTCTGTAATCATTATTAGCCTCATTAACATATTTCTTTAGTAAATCTATATTTCCATTTGCCAGTTTTAAAATACTAGCATATAAGCGATATTTGCCTCTTTCCGATTCTGAATTATACCCTTCTAAGATACTAAGTATGCATTCAATATCGTAATCCTTAAATTCTCTCTTTATAATTCTTATAATATCAGATTTAGTGATATGAGGGATTTTTTGTTTCATATACCAATAACCTCATTTATGTAATTGTTTTACCATTTTAGTAAAATCAGATGTCCACCTATACCCATGACTTTCCAAATAATATATTTCTTTCGCCAATACAGAACTTGGGTCTAGTAAACTAGGATCATACTTACCTGCAAAAATCACTTCATCTCCACGCTTTACTATTTCCTGAAGATGCCTCTCATTTTTAGCCCATGTCCAAGCTTCATCTGTTACATCTAAAAATTCTGCCCCTATATTCTTTGCAAATTCTCTATATGTACTTCTTGGCCCAATAACTGATTTACCCTCCGTCGATGCGGCTTTAACTACCCTCGTAATAGACTTCCCACCCGAAACTACCTTCGTGCCTTTTACAGCCCCAATACCAATGGTTGCCACTCCAAATGCCTCTTCTCCAGCCCTCTCCCAATCCACAGGACCTCTCTGAGTTCCCAATACGGTTCGAATGGCATAATGGCTAAAGCCTAATCTCCCTCGCTGCTCTGGAACTATCACAGCAGTCCTTGCCACACAACCTACTACTAAAAAACACAATACCCAAACCCCTTTCTTCATTTCCCCATCCTTTTCTAAAATTTTCTCCCTCTCCCCGGATATTTCCAGGGAGAGGGGAATGGTATTTAATCTTCGAGTTTAAACTTCCAGGCTGCGTTTACCACCTTGAGATCCTTTGCCTCGGGAATATCCCGATACAACATATCCAGATCCTCTTTCATCGTGTCAGTCGAAACGATGTCGTAGGTTATCCAGTAAGAATCATCCTTGGTATAACCACTTTGATGAAATCGAACATAGCCAAGATAGGTGATCGTATTCTCCTTCACCTCAAACTCGTAACCAACAGGGAAAGACCGAGCCCCGCTATCTCCCCCACTCACACCCCATTCCTCGATAGCGTACGTCCCTGGTTTCACCCGATAGAAATAGTACCCCTTGGTCGACGATGTAGCTCCTATCGAAAAAGGCTTTTCACCGTTTGCTGACAGCGGTAAAATCTGGAGATTCATCATCAGGTTAAACGAGGTGTTTTCCCTGATAAGCTCACGCGTCCCATAAAGATAGCCCCAGGGACCACCAGCCTCTTGTTTCAAAAAGGTCTCCCGTGTCAGGCTCTCCTTACACCCCATCGTCACCAACACAAACAACACCATACTTACCCATGCGATACATCTCTTCATCTTTTCCTCCATTTTTTATATATTTTATGGTCTTATCTCTTTTTGTGCCTCATCATCAATGCCCTGGATGACCCATTTCCAGTATCTCGTCCATCCCATCCTCCTCATCATACTCAATACCCTCCAGAAAGGTACCAGAAAAGTGCCTGAAATCGGTCGTTTTCTCCCACTGTTTCCCCCCCAGAGGCTTCACCATGAGTTCAGAAAACTCTGAAAGCTTCCAGTCACCTATCCTGTTCGCTACCGCTCTATTCATCTTTACTCTGCCTGTTTTGGGATCTCGTATCGTGAAATCCTCCCCACTGTAGTCTTTTCTTGTCTTGCGGTAGACGTAGATCCCCCCATCCCTCCTATCAAACTCAATGATATCCACATCATGGGTGATCCCCATCTTCTTGAGACTCCCGGCAAACCGACTGCTGGGATCATAAGAGATAAAATGGGGCACGTAGGCAGGGATTCGGGCAAGAAAACGATCTTTGTACACCTCGAGAAAATTCTTCTTATCCTCTTCGAGAACAACTACATCGTATTTTTTACCCTGGTAAAAGAATTCTATCTCACTTATACACGTATCATCATATCGGGTTCCAGGATAGGTGGAGAGCACTTCAAAAAAGAGCCACTGAATCTTTACAGCTCTTCCCAACTTTATTTCTTGAGGTCCCCACTCATCTTTTAATGGAAACACTTCTTCCTTGATCACATATTCATCCTCATTTTCTCCCTCCTTTTCTACATAGAAAGCTCCTGTTATACCAATGTTTTTTACCCTGTTGTTAGCCAGATACACATTTGTATTCTTTTGATACCCATTGTAAATCACTATAGTGTCAATAAAAAAGGGTTCTCTAAATACTATTCGAAAATAAGGAGGGACATCAGGCGTTGTGTAGTTGGTGTTTACAGCTACACAGGTAGAGAGGTTTTTGTCTAACGCCAGATAAGGAAAATAGGGGGGTACCACCGCCTGCCAGGCATTCTCTCTATTCGTTCCATCTAGGCGTATCTGCCCATACGCTACCGTCATCCCCAAGATGAACCATACTATCACAAGAAACCGTTTCATATTCTTCCTCCTTTTATTGGGTTACTATGAAACTGCGCCCTTCTTTACCATACACATCTTGAGCAAACCTCCAATCATTCCCTGACTCCTCCGCCCCAAACAGCTCGGCGAATTCTTCAAAGTCGGGGAAGTAAATGGTCTGACAGCCGTGAGACCAGTTCCACTGGGAGGTATGAGAAACCATCGCTTGCTACTCCTCCTCATCCAGATATATATCCACCATCCAGCCTTTAATAGGTTTACCCTTCTTATCCTTAACGCCAGTGTCTATGTATACCCAATTACCCGTCCTGTCCCCAATCGTAAAAGTAACGTCCGACCGTTCGAGTAGCTTTACCCTTGCGCCCTTCTTTAGCTTTAGCAATACAGCCGAGTTTGTAGAAGCTTCGGAACGCACGTTTACATTGTCGCCGGTGAGAATGTAATATATTTCAGGACTTAAATATAAATCTAGTACCCAGCCCTTTATGGTATTACCCTCCTTATCCTTTACGCCCGTGTCTATATATACCCAATAGCCTGTCCTGTCTCCAATGATTGTAATCTCCGTCCTCTCCAGAAATTTTACCCTTGTACCCTTCTTTAGCTTGAATAGTACAGCTGAGTTTGTAGATGCTTTGGTACGTACGTTTACATTGTCGCCGGTGAGAATGTAGTATGTTTCAAGTACAGGCGCTTTATCCGATTGTGCCCATTTGGGGAATTTGGATTTGTCTGTGAGGACTTCAGTTTCCCAAGTGCTACCACCTTTTAATTGTTCTTCATCATCATAGTAAAATAAATTTGCCACCTCTCCTGTTTTTCCCGTTAATAGTATCACATTTCTATATCTATAAATGTTGCCCGTTAAGTGAATTCTTACTAGTTCACTGTAATAAAATTTTTCTTCTGTTCTAATTTTATATGTTCCGTTCGAGTAAATACGATAATAGACAGGCGGACCATCTACTTCATGGCAGGTAATAAACATTTCCTGTATCTTTTTTACTGGTTTAAAATCTCCCCATCCCGCAAGATCCTCCCTCTGAACCCAGCCTTTGAGAGTGGGATACTCCCACCCTCTTTCAGTTTTAATCATCTTTGCTTCGTGAGGAATTCTTCTTGAATCCACATAATACCATATCTGATTTGTTCCTGAATAATTGATATTGGTCTTTGTAATAATAGCTACATCCTGAAGAAAGGGTAAGATTTCAATTAAACCTGAATCTATATTTGGTTCTTTATACAATATTGCTCCCTCAGTTATTACTATAGCACCATTGGTTCCAAAAAATTGTAATTCACTCGGTTCTGAATAAACTTTCTGTATATTTAATATTATCATTATCAATATAATAAAATATTTCATTTTATCCTCCTATTGCCTCCATATAGTAATATGAAGGTGATTGTTATGTGCAATCATCAGTCGGTAGAATTTTGAATTCACATTTTGTTGCTTAGGTTGATTCCAGATATTTGGTTCATCGTAATAATTATTAGGGTCTCTGCTAAGCATTCTTGAAGGATTCAACACTTGCGATACTCTTGGGTCATTATAGAAAGCGGTATAAACTTCTTCTATAAATTCAGTATTTTGATCATACTGATTGGCATATGCCGGAGTGTTATTAAACCTTACCGTTACACCATCCCTTGTTGCAGCCACAATATCTATCCCTCTTCCCGACCCATGAGGGCTTGTGGTGCTATTCCTCCACAGGCTTGATACCTGAATACTATCCACATTCACGCTCCTCACTGACTACTTCTATCCAGAACCATCCCCATCCAACCTACGTCATGCATAACACCCTCCAGAAATGTCCCACTAAAGTCTTTAAAATACGGCGTCTTTTCCCACTCTTTACTCTCTCGTGGTCTTACCATAAGCCCATACACCACACCTCCAGCTACTGCAAACTTTCTCACACCACGCTTCAGTGCTTCTTCATACTCTTTCCACTTCATAGAGACCTCCTCGTTTTTTTTATATTGTAGCTTTGTCTTATGACTTTCTCGAACGTATTATACCACCAGTTGAAATTTTTGTCAATGGGCCGAATTGCTTCATAATAAAAGTACTCGAAAAGGGAACGTTGCTTCAAAATAAAAAAGTACTTTAAATTTGTGTAAAATAATCCAGTTCATGGCTCGACAAGCTCGCCAACCGGAATTGGGTTGGCGATGTTTGAAAGGAGACCTATTTACAGGGAAACGGCGAAATGATATGCTGAGCTTGTCGAAGCAGAGTATCAAAAAACCAGCAAAAAGGAGAAAAAGGAGATACTGGATTACTTTGTGAGGATAACAGGTTTAAAAAATCGAAACTATGCCGCGACATTCCTCAAAAATAATCTACGTGAAAGTATGTTGTTTCCTTATAAGTGAAAAAAGGTTGAATACTGGTGTGAGATAGACAGTTGCTATTACCTTTCCGCGGTGAGAAAAAACGGAGGGGGCTATTACCATGTCACAGTAAAAAGTAAAGGGTCGCTCGTTTTTCCTTGTTAAGGAGAAAACTTTAGCTATTACCTTTTTGCAATGAGAATCAAAAATACAAAAGCTATTTCCTTATCACAGGAAAAAAACTTGCTCTTCCCTTATTGCAGTATGGACTCGGGAGACAAAAGCTCTTCCCTTATTGCAGGGAAAAAGGAGAGGGTATATGAGCTATTCCCTTATCGCAGTGAGAACACTTGCTATTACCGTGTTGCAGTCTGGAAACCTGGCAGCTATTCCCATATTGCAGTGAAAGCGTAAAACATAAAAGCTCTTCCCTTTTTCCAGCGGAAACGAAATGCCCATGAGCTATTACCTTTTCGCAGTCTGAAAACAATTTTAGCTCTTACCATAGTACAGTTAATGCGAGGGACATAAAAGCTCTTTCCCTGTTACAGTGGCAACCAAGGGACAAGCTCTTCCCGTATCACAGTTTTATACTCTGCGTTCACACTGCAACAAGGTAAGAGCATTTTTCTCAACCCCCAAAATCTCCCCATCGATCTTACTTTTAAAATATATAAAACATCTTTTTTAACAACTATAACAAAAAATTTTCGATATATATAGTATGAAAAAATTTCTCTAAGGAGAAAACCATGGAAAAGGATTTTTTCACACTCTCAGAAAACAGGGCCTACCAGATCCTCGAAAAAGCCCTCTGGCCAGAGGGACCTATTGCCGGTGTAAGGCAAAGGCTCACCTTCTCGTGCCGGCTCGTGTATCAGTGTCCCAAGTGTGGCAGACAATTTTCCTTAAAAAGCCAGTCCATCATGCGAAAAAGTCACCTCTCGCCAAAAATCTGGCTTTCTGCCATGTTTCTTGTCTGCCAGGATGGTGGCATAAACGCCGTCAAACTCTCGAAACTTCTTCATATTAGCTACAAGGCAAGCTGGCTTCTTCTTCAGAAGCTACGAAGCCTTATGCGGCCACTCGCCATCACACGAAATCCCTCCGAAAGCTTGTCAAAACCTTTTTCTTTCTCTCCGGCATCAAACGCCGCCAAAGAAAAAACTTTTCTCCCATGCAGGTTGTCGAAATTGATGCGGATGATACCCCTTCTAAACTTCACATTCATCTTGTGGATGATGTGAGTATTGGCTTTCAGACTTTTTGGCAAGCTTTTCCGCCACACGCCCGTAGAAAAAAGAACGCCGTGGCTTTCCCACCTTAACGATGGGTTGAAAAACCTTCTTGAAGACGTCTATCACTATGGTTGTCGAAAGCACATGCAGCGCTATCTTGATGAATTCTGTTTTCGGTTTAACATCGAGGGGGTTTCTTCCAGGCTTGAAGAGCTTTTAAGAAGGCTTGGCAAACGTCGCCAGCTTCTCCCGTGGAAAAAGCTTGTTGCTGAAGGGCTTATTCTTCCCATCTGGGCGTAGGTTTTCGTTTTTTCTTTCTCAACACATTTCCTGCGTCTGTCAAATAGAAAACTAAAAGTTTTTGTTTCATTTTGTTTTTTTGAATTTTTTTCATCCTTTTGAAAGAAAAGGACAGGAAAAACTCGAAAATTCATGGTGAAAACGTTTTTTTCGTGAGGTAAAAGATGAAAAAACATATGCTATTACCTTGTTGCAGTTTTTAGCACCTTATACCCCATAGTATGGTGACGGCTTTCCTGCGATAAGGTAAGAGCAATTTTGGCAAATCTCGCGTTAAACGTTTAACTTGAGTTTCTCTTCCACACTCTTGAGTGAAAAGACATTTGATCTTACCTTCTTACAGCTAAAAACTGTTTTTTTAGCTCTTCCCTTGTTATAGTGAAAAACCTGGCCGGAAACTGCAAAAAGGAAATAGCTCCCACTCTCCGCGCACGATATACAAGTCACTCACAAAGCGAAAAGAGTATGGAGTGGGAGATTCTTCTCTCCACCCACAAAAGCTCAAACCAAAAATTCCCCTTCAAAAAATTCCCCTTTAAAAGCAAAAAGAAAAAGCCTTCAGGCCCCTACAGACCCTTTTTCTCTTCCCCCGACAAAAATCCGATCTCACATATACAGAAGGGTCGTTGTACTTTGTGCCTTTATAGCCATTTATGGTAAAAACTAAAAAATACTTTATAGAACTAAAACCATAGAAATCTTTCCATAATTCCATGAGTATTCTTCATTTTCTTTTTGAAGACGAAGATTCTTTATTCTTTTTGTTGTTTCTTTTTCATCCCTTTCAAGATCAATGTAAAAACAAACTTTGGTAGTATACAAACCTAAACTCATCGGCACTTTCTTTTTTTACCTTTTTCCATCCTTGATCTCCGTAGGTTTAGTCTATCAAACACGAGAGACGTGAATTTTCTCAAAACTTTACTTCAAAACCCGCACATTCACGAGCTTGTACCTGTCGGGAAGCGTCTCAGTTCCATCCTCCATGATCGTCTTGTTAAGAATACCTCGGAAACCAGTACTCGCCTTTTGTGTAAACTTGATAATCGTTGATGTCAAAAACCACTCCCTTTAAAATCAAGCCTTTGCAGCCTCATCGTCGTTTTGTCAATAAAAAGAATATACTCGTTGGCCGTGTTTCGGAGAGAAAGTATAACACTTTTCATCCTCGGCCAGAGTGGTAAGCGTATAATTCTCCCATGCCTTTTTACTCGGCACACTCAAAAGAAGCGGCCCAAGAGTAAAGAACCACATAGGGCTGGAAAATATCCCCATACAACTCTGTGCCATCCTCTGTAAGTCCTCGCACCTCAAGCTGCATCCCCTTTCCCCTTTGATAACGAATAATAACACGTGTCTTCTCTCCTGGTTTTACCATATCTTTGGGTATAGTACCCAGTTTCTTCTCAATCGGTCCCCCCTGGAGTTCTGCCTCGAACGCTGGAGGAAGCGCTTCAACAAGATTTTTATGAAACTTCACCACAAATGCCTTGTCCACACCAAAACCAATCGAAACAAATACGAACAAAAAAAGCCCGTATTTACGCATATTCCCCTCCTCGTCTTTTTATACGTTATTATACACCCATTTTGCCAGAATATCAACTTTCCGAATTGCTTCATAATAAAAGTACTCGAAAAGGGAACGTTGCTTCAAAATAAAAAAGTACTTTAAATTTGTGTAAAATAATCCAGTTCATGGCTCGACAAGCTCGCCAACCGTGGCTCGACAAGCTCGCCAACCGTGGCTCGACAGGCTCGCCAACCGGAATTGGGTTGGCGATGTTTGAAAGGAGACCTATTTACAGGTAAACGGCGAAATGATATGCTGAGCTTGTCGAAGCAAGAGTATCAAAAACAATAAAAAGGAAAAAATAAGAATGCTGGATTATTTTGTGAGGATAACAGGCCTAAAAAATCGAAACTATGCCGCCAGGCTCTTGAGGCAGCACGGAAAAACCATCTATGTAGGCAAGAAAAATTACCTTAAAGCCGACATAACCAAGAAGGGCAAAAGACCTGGCAGAAAGAAAAAATTCGGCGAAGAGGAACTAAAACTTCTAAAAAAGGTCTGGGAAATTGAAAACTACATGTGTGCAAAAGCACTTAAAGCCGATTCTCAATGAAGTTTTAGATAATCTCTTAGCAAACGGACATCTCCACGGTTCTCCACAGGCTATAGAAAACTTGCGCCATATAAGTGCCTCAAGTATTGACCGACTTTTGAAACAAGAGCGTAAAAAGCTTGAGATAAAAGGACGAAAAGGTACAAAGCCTGGAACGCTATTAAAGCAACAAATAGCTATACGCACGTGGGCAGAGTGGGATGAAAATTGCCCTGGTTTTATGGAGATTGATCTGGTTGCCCATGAGGGAGGAAATAGCCGGGGAGATTTTGCTCAAACATTAAATATGGTGGATGTTTGGAGCGGTTGGACAGAACTTGTGGCAATCAAAAACAAAGCTTCAAAATGGGTAAGAGAAGCCATAGAAAAAGTCAAAGACTTCCTTTTGAGTTACGGGAATTGATTCTGATACGGTGCTGAATTTATTAATCATCCTCTACGCGATTGGTGTGAGAAGCACCAGATAAAATTTACAAGGGCTCCCGTTCCAATGATAACTGCTACGTTGAGCAGAAAAACTATTCCATAGTCCGCCAGAATGTTGGATACTTCCGCTACGATACCGAGGAAGAAGTCTACTACTTGAACCGACTCTATGCGTATCTCAGGCTTTATGCCAACTTTTCAACGGTTATGAAAATGACAGAGAAAAAGAGAATCGGAAGCAAGGTGCAAAAGAAGCATGATGATATTAAAACTCCCTACCAACGGCTTTTAGAAAGCTCTTATGTAAGTGAGGCACAAAAGGAACGCCTAACAAGGCTTTATAAGGCTCTCGATTTGTTTCACCTAAGACAAAAAATTACAGCTTGCCAGAGAAAACTTTTCAGCCTTCAAAAGAAAAAGAATGTAAAAAACAAAAATTTGGAGGAAACTGTATGGAATTTTTGAGTACTTTTTTTTATGAGGCAATGATTCGAATTTCGAGTACTTTTTTATTTGACGCAACGGGATGATGTTAAAGATTTCCTTTTTCGATACGGACTCCGTCCTACTCTGCAACCGCCCCCGTTCGTCTCGATACACTCCGTTACTCGACGAACGACACCACCCAGTCGCCGAGTAGCCCCGCAGGGGCGTATCGAGGCGACCGAGTAGCCCCAACTGCAACATGGGAAGAGCATTTTCTCCCGAACTTTCCACGGTAGCGGCGAAACAGAAAGCCAATTTCTCCATCCGCTAAATCACATTATCTTAATAAAACTATTCTGAAAAAATCATAAATATTGATAAACAGAACAAAAAGCCTTATAATTTACAGAAAAAGGAAAAAACATGCGTGAGGAGCTGAAAAAAAGAAAAACTGATATCATACACATTGGGAAGGCTTAAAATGGCAGAAAAAGAAGCAAAAGAAGAACAGGAAAAAGCAGAAGAAAAACTTAAAGATGTATTAAAACAACGGGGGTTTGAGATATAGGAGAAGTGTTATGGAAAACCAGGAAACAGAATACAAAGAATCGTGGCACGATGACTATTTAGAAACGATTTCTGCTTTTGCAAACACCCAAGGAGGCAAACTTATCATTGGAATTGACGATAAAAATGAGATTATAGGAGTAAAAAACGCAAAAGAGTTATTAGAGAATCTCCCCAATAAAATCATTCATAAATTAAACATTATTCCAGAAATTCAGTCGCGAACGAGAGAAGGAAAAGAGATTATAGAAATTGTTATAAAACCATCAAGTTTTCCAGTATCTTACAATGGCAGGTTTTATAGGCGTTCGGGTAGTACTACTCAACAACTCAATGGCCAGGAGCTTATGAATTTTCTTCTTGAAAAAAGTGGGCAATCGTGGGATGAAATTGTTGAACCTAAAGCCAGCTTAGAAGAGATTGATGAAAAAGCAATTGAGAATTTTATTCAACTTGCTAAAGATAAAATTCCGTCAATTGAAACCGAGACAAATTGGGTTAATATTTTAAAGAAACTGAAATTAATCGAAA
This sequence is a window from Thermospira aquatica. Protein-coding genes within it:
- a CDS encoding NADase-type glycan-binding domain-containing protein, which translates into the protein MKRFLVIVWFILGMTVAYGQIRLDGTNRENAWQAVVPPYFPYLALDKNLSTCVAVNTNYTTPDVPPYFRIVFREPFFIDTIVIYNGYQKNTNVYLANNRVKNIGITGAFYVEKEGENEDEYVIKEEVFPLKDEWGPQEIKLGRAVKIQWLFFEVLSTYPGTRYDDTCISEIEFFYQGKKYDVVVLEEDKKNFLEVYKDRFLARIPAYVPHFISYDPSSRFAGSLKKMGITHDVDIIEFDRRDGGIYVYRKTRKDYSGEDFTIRDPKTGRVKMNRAVANRIGDWKLSEFSELMVKPLGGKQWEKTTDFRHFSGTFLEGIEYDEEDGMDEILEMGHPGH
- a CDS encoding SH3 domain-containing protein is translated as MKYFIILIMIILNIQKVYSEPSELQFFGTNGAIVITEGAILYKEPNIDSGLIEILPFLQDVAIITKTNINYSGTNQIWYYVDSRRIPHEAKMIKTERGWEYPTLKGWVQREDLAGWGDFKPVKKIQEMFITCHEVDGPPVYYRIYSNGTYKIRTEEKFYYSELVRIHLTGNIYRYRNVILLTGKTGEVANLFYYDDEEQLKGGSTWETEVLTDKSKFPKWAQSDKAPVLETYYILTGDNVNVRTKASTNSAVLFKLKKGTRVKFLERTEITIIGDRTGYWVYIDTGVKDKEGNTIKGWVLDLYLSPEIYYILTGDNVNVRSEASTNSAVLLKLKKGARVKLLERSDVTFTIGDRTGNWVYIDTGVKDKKGKPIKGWMVDIYLDEEE
- a CDS encoding IS1595 family transposase, which produces MEKDFFTLSENRAYQILEKALWPEGPIAGVRQRLTFSCRLVYQCPKCGRQFSLKSQSIMRKSHLSPKIWLSAMFLVCQDGGINAVKLSKLLHISYKASWLLLQKLRSLMRPLAITRNPSESLSKPFSFSPASNAAKEKTFLPCRLSKLMRMIPLLNFTFILWMM